Proteins from one Silurus meridionalis isolate SWU-2019-XX chromosome 3, ASM1480568v1, whole genome shotgun sequence genomic window:
- the efhc2 gene encoding EF-hand domain-containing family member C2 isoform X1: MALPGYSRYKTVGKERFHKSQHFDYFKDEPMMVGAKKPGIGGELLFGQTPRLKYTKGEGSDVPSWIEFDKQVLCFDAYFQESVTSSREETYRIRQCKIYFYLEDNTIQIVEPEFRNSGITQGTLIHRQRIPLPAPADDQFYNLYHFNINQKMVFFSRTFTITDCDSFTCNFLRKMGVRLNAPVITPPDQYTTMRKGVEDSMNPLRPFERQDTLKQFLQHDRNVLRFYCNWDDTQSMFGDQRQLILHYFLADDTIEIVEVVNANSGRDTAPKFLHRSKLPKHAPSPKRLPGEITDRTVLNVFGPMGHGGRYILDSLKTGAVNEEFYKDCDLNVGGVINVWGRRVVICDCDNFTKEYYRSKYGVVDLTPVKYTAPPPAKVNVQVPPYNGFGSEEDSLSSCRGLILKRPKKDFRKLMKKDRQGLVSHELRFVGKMIIDNRINKDRTFIISFFLSDDTIAVFEPIQKNSGVIGGKYLERCRVKKPGQELLKSEMSEYYKAQDLYVGAKLIINSQPFQLVDADEYVFNYMEQHAEEFPKANIGTILSKLKSIPEEKKKEIKQFLSLTDSGNTGFIPYESFRSLLADMDGQLSEHEIIVLARIYSVKEQPELDMGLMLAVTHDHLKKKQFESFLDMLRVFTHEDRDRSGHLSTKEARIICKSFRLPLDDELLKALLQKFENESGKIDYHAFLSAINWKENASIPLPPDAAMKFDLDPKGEAVVPAVKTINYTLLLDEAFSNVQTNNIS, from the exons ATGGCTTTACCTGGATATTCACGCTACAAAACT GTGGGAAAAGAAAGGTTTCACAAGTCTCAGCATTTTGATTACTTCAAAGATGAGCCAATGATGGTGGGTGCAAAGAAACCTGGCATTGGAGGAGAATTGCTTTTCGGCCAAACACCACGACTGAAATACACCAAAGGAGAAGGCAGTGACGTCCCCTCCTGGATAGAGTTTGACAAACAG GTTCTTTGCTTCGATGCATATTTCCAAGAATCTGTTACTTCGAGCAGAGAGGAAACTTACAGAATTCGACAATGTAAGATTTATTTCTACTTGGAAGACAACACCATACAAATTGTGGAACCAGAGTTCAGAAATAGTGGCATTACACAAG GAACTCTTATTCACCGCCAACGCATTCCTCTCCCTGCTCCTGCTGATGACCAGTTTTACAATTTGTACCactttaatataaatcagaaaaTGGTTTTCTTCTCCAGGACCTTTACAATAACAGACTGTGACTCTTTCACATGTAACTTTTTGAGGAAAATGGGTGTGCGTCTCAATGCCCCTGTTATAACACCACCAGACCAATATACAACAATGCGTAAGGGG GTGGAGGACAGCATGAATCCACTGCGCCCATTTGAGAGGCAGGATACCTTAAAACAGTTCCTTCAGCATGACCGCAATGTTCTGCGCTTTTATTGCAACTGGGATGATACCCAGAGCATGTTTGGAGACCAAAGACAGTTGATCCTACACTACTTCTTGGCAGATGACACCATAGAAATAGTAGAAGTCGTAAATGCAAACTCTGGCCGAGATACTGCTCCTAAATTTTTACACAGAAGCAAGCTTCCAAAG CATGCTCCTTCTCCCAAACGTCTGCCCGGTGAAATAACAGACCGCACTGTCCTGAATGTATTTGGGCCAATGGGACATGGGGGTCGCTACATACTTGACAGCCTCAAA ACTGGTGCTGTAAATGAGGAGTTCTACAAAGATTGTGACCTGAATGTAGGAGGGGTCATTAACGTCTGGGGCCGTAGAGTGGTGATTTGTGACTGTGACAACTTCACCAAAGAGTACTATCGTTCCAAATATGGCGTCG tggaCTTAACTCCTGTGAAGTACACGGCTCCACCACCAGCTAAAGTTAATGTCCAGGTCCCTCCTTACAATGGCTTTGGATCAGAGGAGGACTCTCTTAGCTCCTGCCGTGGGCTGATACTCAAACGCCCTAAGAAAGACTTCAGGAAGCTAATGAAAAAAGACAG GCAAGGTCTGGTAAGCCACGAACTGAGATTTGTGGGCAAGATGATTATAGACAACCGTATCAACAAGGACCGCACGTTCATCATCTCCTTCTTCCTCAGTGATGACACTATAGCAGTGTTTGAACCCATCCAGAAGAACTCAG GGGTTATTGGAGGTAAATACCTGGAGAGATGTCGCGTGAAGAAACCAGGACAGGAGCTCCTTAAGAGTGAGATGTCTGAGTACTACAAAGCTCAAGACTTGTATGTGGGAGCCAAACTCATTATAAACAGTCAGCCTTTTCAATTAGTGGATGCTGATGAGTATGTTTTCAACTATATGGAACAGCATGCAGAAGAG TTTCCCAAGGCCAACATTGGCACCATTTTAAGCAAGTTAAAATCAATtcctgaggagaagaaaaaggaaatcaaACAGTTCCTGAGTTTAACTGATTCAGGCAACACTGGATTCATTCCTTATGAGTCTTTCAG GTCTCTGTTGGCAGATATGGATGGTCAGCTGTCGGAGCATGAGATCATAGTGTTAGCCCGTATCTACTCGGTGAAAGAGCAGCCTGAGCTGGACATGGGCCTCATGCTCGCCGTCACTCATGATCACCTGAAGAAGAAACAGTTTGAGAGTTTCTTAGACATGCTGCGAGTTTTCACACATGAGGACCGAGACAG AAGTGGGCATCTTTCCACCAAAGAAGCTAGGATCATCTGCAAATCCTTCCGTTTGCCACTGGACGATGAACTTTTGAAAGCCCTTCTGCAAAA ATTTGAGAATGAGTCTGGGAAGATAGACTATCACGCTTTCCTGTCAGCAATCAATTGGAAAGAGAATGCCTCCATACCACTTCCACCAGACGCTGCTATGAAA TTTGATCTAGACCCGAAGGGAGAGGCAGTCGTTCCTGCAGTAAAAACCATCAACTACACTCTGTTACTGGATGAAGCCTTTAGCAATGTTCAAACTAACAATATCAGCTGA
- the efhc2 gene encoding EF-hand domain-containing family member C2 isoform X2 — MALPGYSRYKTVGKERFHKSQHFDYFKDEPMMVGAKKPGIGGELLFGQTPRLKYTKGEGSDVPSWIEFDKQVLCFDAYFQESVTSSREETYRIRQCKIYFYLEDNTIQIVEPEFRNSGITQGTLIHRQRIPLPAPADDQFYNLYHFNINQKMVFFSRTFTITDCDSFTCNFLRKMGVRLNAPVITPPDQYTTMRKGVEDSMNPLRPFERQDTLKQFLQHDRNVLRFYCNWDDTQSMFGDQRQLILHYFLADDTIEIVEVVNANSGRDTAPKFLHRSKLPKHAPSPKRLPGEITDRTVLNVFGPMGHGGRYILDSLKTGAVNEEFYKDCDLNVGGVINVWGRRVVICDCDNFTKEYYRSKYGVVDLTPVKYTAPPPAKVNVQVPPYNGFGSEEDSLSSCRGLILKRPKKDFRKLMKKDRQGLVSHELRFVGKMIIDNRINKDRTFIISFFLSDDTIAVFEPIQKNSGVIGGKYLERCRVKKPGQELLKSEMSEYYKAQDLYVGAKLIINSQPFQLVDADEYVFNYMEQHAEEFPKANIGTILSKLKSIPEEKKKEIKQFLSLTDSGNTGFIPYESFRSLLADMDGQLSEHEIIVLARIYSVKEQPELDMGLMLAVTHDHLKKKQFESFLDMLRVFTHEDRDRSGHLSTKEARIICKSFRLPLDDELLKALLQKFENESGKIDYHAFLSAINWKENASIPLPPDAAMKPFSLTLPKPTLDDHTLVGYSAIIKELLGH; from the exons ATGGCTTTACCTGGATATTCACGCTACAAAACT GTGGGAAAAGAAAGGTTTCACAAGTCTCAGCATTTTGATTACTTCAAAGATGAGCCAATGATGGTGGGTGCAAAGAAACCTGGCATTGGAGGAGAATTGCTTTTCGGCCAAACACCACGACTGAAATACACCAAAGGAGAAGGCAGTGACGTCCCCTCCTGGATAGAGTTTGACAAACAG GTTCTTTGCTTCGATGCATATTTCCAAGAATCTGTTACTTCGAGCAGAGAGGAAACTTACAGAATTCGACAATGTAAGATTTATTTCTACTTGGAAGACAACACCATACAAATTGTGGAACCAGAGTTCAGAAATAGTGGCATTACACAAG GAACTCTTATTCACCGCCAACGCATTCCTCTCCCTGCTCCTGCTGATGACCAGTTTTACAATTTGTACCactttaatataaatcagaaaaTGGTTTTCTTCTCCAGGACCTTTACAATAACAGACTGTGACTCTTTCACATGTAACTTTTTGAGGAAAATGGGTGTGCGTCTCAATGCCCCTGTTATAACACCACCAGACCAATATACAACAATGCGTAAGGGG GTGGAGGACAGCATGAATCCACTGCGCCCATTTGAGAGGCAGGATACCTTAAAACAGTTCCTTCAGCATGACCGCAATGTTCTGCGCTTTTATTGCAACTGGGATGATACCCAGAGCATGTTTGGAGACCAAAGACAGTTGATCCTACACTACTTCTTGGCAGATGACACCATAGAAATAGTAGAAGTCGTAAATGCAAACTCTGGCCGAGATACTGCTCCTAAATTTTTACACAGAAGCAAGCTTCCAAAG CATGCTCCTTCTCCCAAACGTCTGCCCGGTGAAATAACAGACCGCACTGTCCTGAATGTATTTGGGCCAATGGGACATGGGGGTCGCTACATACTTGACAGCCTCAAA ACTGGTGCTGTAAATGAGGAGTTCTACAAAGATTGTGACCTGAATGTAGGAGGGGTCATTAACGTCTGGGGCCGTAGAGTGGTGATTTGTGACTGTGACAACTTCACCAAAGAGTACTATCGTTCCAAATATGGCGTCG tggaCTTAACTCCTGTGAAGTACACGGCTCCACCACCAGCTAAAGTTAATGTCCAGGTCCCTCCTTACAATGGCTTTGGATCAGAGGAGGACTCTCTTAGCTCCTGCCGTGGGCTGATACTCAAACGCCCTAAGAAAGACTTCAGGAAGCTAATGAAAAAAGACAG GCAAGGTCTGGTAAGCCACGAACTGAGATTTGTGGGCAAGATGATTATAGACAACCGTATCAACAAGGACCGCACGTTCATCATCTCCTTCTTCCTCAGTGATGACACTATAGCAGTGTTTGAACCCATCCAGAAGAACTCAG GGGTTATTGGAGGTAAATACCTGGAGAGATGTCGCGTGAAGAAACCAGGACAGGAGCTCCTTAAGAGTGAGATGTCTGAGTACTACAAAGCTCAAGACTTGTATGTGGGAGCCAAACTCATTATAAACAGTCAGCCTTTTCAATTAGTGGATGCTGATGAGTATGTTTTCAACTATATGGAACAGCATGCAGAAGAG TTTCCCAAGGCCAACATTGGCACCATTTTAAGCAAGTTAAAATCAATtcctgaggagaagaaaaaggaaatcaaACAGTTCCTGAGTTTAACTGATTCAGGCAACACTGGATTCATTCCTTATGAGTCTTTCAG GTCTCTGTTGGCAGATATGGATGGTCAGCTGTCGGAGCATGAGATCATAGTGTTAGCCCGTATCTACTCGGTGAAAGAGCAGCCTGAGCTGGACATGGGCCTCATGCTCGCCGTCACTCATGATCACCTGAAGAAGAAACAGTTTGAGAGTTTCTTAGACATGCTGCGAGTTTTCACACATGAGGACCGAGACAG AAGTGGGCATCTTTCCACCAAAGAAGCTAGGATCATCTGCAAATCCTTCCGTTTGCCACTGGACGATGAACTTTTGAAAGCCCTTCTGCAAAA ATTTGAGAATGAGTCTGGGAAGATAGACTATCACGCTTTCCTGTCAGCAATCAATTGGAAAGAGAATGCCTCCATACCACTTCCACCAGACGCTGCTATGAAA CCATTTTCTCTTACGCTGCCAAAGCCGACTTTAGATGACCACACCTTAGTGGGATACTCTGCCATTATCAAGGAGCTTTTGGGACATTAA
- the fundc1 gene encoding FUN14 domain-containing protein 1, with protein sequence MCKMADRGEEAESEDELYEVVDITEYARRHQWWSRVFGSNTGPIAEKYSVATQILMGGVTGWCAGYLFQKVGKIAATAVGGGFLLLQIANHSGYVQVDWKKVKKDVNKAKKHLKKKASKAAPELNSFIDESTEFVKRNIVVSSGFLGGFLLGLAS encoded by the exons ATGTGTAAAATGGCGGATCGCGGAGAAG AAGCTGAGAGCGAGGATGAGCTGTACGAGGTGGTGGACATCACTGAATATGCACGACGGCATCAGTGGTGGAGTCGAGTTTTCGGGAGCAACACAGGACCCATTGCTGAAAAGTATTCAGTCGCCACACAGATCTTGATGGGTGGCGTAACAGGATG GTGTGctggttatttatttcagaaagttGGAAAAATTGCTGCAACTGCAGTTGGTGGAGGATTTCTTTTATTGCAA attgCCAATCACAGTGGGTACGTGCAGGTAGACTGGAAGAAAGTAAAGAAGGATgttaataaagcaaaaaagcaCCTGAAGAAGAAGGCCAGCAAAGCTGCACCAGAACTGAATTCATTTATTGATGAG TCCACAGAATTTGTCAAGAGGAATATAGTTGTTTCAAGTGGATTTCTTGGAGGATTTCTGCTGGGTCTGGCATCTTGA